A region of Carassius auratus strain Wakin chromosome 23, ASM336829v1, whole genome shotgun sequence DNA encodes the following proteins:
- the LOC113041202 gene encoding uncharacterized protein LOC113041202 codes for MPEVTSTRSDRLTSKGIMFLCNTTAIKDWSYFLSQILPLVNKSAGFVHQNMDRVEAVTSTMVTALEPDLSGMSASHPPLNSNHTSGMEHVFQYSYSESDLQYTDYRTPPRDSIQLPKAVLYLVMAALVVVAVAYAIVGHLVKDLVHEFVEWVFGPRSDNRRSKSEVNCISSSMNEMSELSHPADTCCIVYNHSDCPSTIKPEELVVTIDETSQLPREAYSGT; via the exons ATGCCGGAGGTCACTTCCACCAGAAGTGATAGGCTAACATCCAAAGGCATTATGTTTTTATGCAACACCACAGCCATCAAGGACTGGAGCTATTTTCTCTCTCAAATCTTGCCTCTTGTGAATAAATCAGCGGGATTTGTTCATCAGAATATGGACCGGGTGGAAGCGGTGACGAGCACCATGGTGACGGCTCTGGAGCCCGACCTGAGCGGCATGAGCGCCAGTCACCCGCCGCTCAACTCTAATCACACGTCCGGAATGGAGCACGTCTTTCAATACTCGTACTCCGAGAGTGACCTGCAGTACACAGACTACAGGACGCCGCCGAGGGACTCGATACAGCTGCCCAAGGCGGTGCTGTACCTGGTTATGGCCGCGCTGGTGGTGGTGGCCGTGGCGTACGCGATCGTCGGGCACCTGGTGAAGGATCTCGTGCACGAGTTTGTGG AGTGGGTGTTTGGGCCCCGTTCAGACAACCGCAGGAGCAAGAGTGAGGTGAACTGCATCAGCAGCAGCATGAATGAAATGAGCGAACTCTCGCATCCAGCCGACACTTGCTGCATCGTGTACAATCACTCTGACTGCCCGAGCACCATTAAGCCGGAAGAACTGGTGGTCACCATCGATGAGACCTCGCAGCTACCTCGTGAAGCTTACAGTGGGACCTGA
- the LOC113041203 gene encoding cytochrome P450 2C31-like yields MASVLSQLMGQWMDVQGLLIFLCVLLLVKHLRDVLTNNMPPGPFPLPLVGNFLNIGFSDPLGAFQRIAERYGDVSTLYLGNKPCILLTGYESFKEAFVEQADIFTDRPYFPIVDKLSKGKGLIMSSGHMWRQQRRFALATLKYFGVGKKTLENFILQECRFLCDSIQTERGLPFDPQHFVTDAVANIICGLVFGHRFEYDDHNFHLMQKYLDEFLQLPISNWGRLYNQFPTLMSMLPGKHHTAFASISKLKPFLQEEIRKHKEERDPSNPRDYIDCYLEEIEKCKDSEAEFTEDNLMYCVVDLFGAGTETTSNTLRWALLFMIKYPEAQEKVQSEIDQVIGQTRQPLMDDRTNLPYTYAVIHEIQRFANIVTFTPPRMANKDTTVGGRLIPKGVVVMPLLKSVLQDKNEFSTPYEFNPAHFLDENGKFLKKDHFIPFSIGKRMCPGEQLARMELFLFFTSLMQRYTFLPLEGQTLSLKGTISVSSGPEPFQIRAVPR; encoded by the exons ATGGCGTCAGTTCTGTCACAGCTGATGGGTCAGTGGATGGATGTTCAGGGTCTCCTGATCTTTCTGTGTGTGCTGCTGCTGGTCAAACACCTGCGAGATGTTCTTACAAACAACATGCCGCCAGGACCCTTCCCCCTGCCTTTGGTTGGAAACTTTTTAAATATAGGCTTTAGTGATCCTCTTGGCGCCTTTCAGAGG ATTGCTGAGAGGTATGGAGATGTGAGCACACTGTATCTGGGAAACAAACCTTGCATACTGCTCACTGGATACGAGAGTTTCAAAGAGGCGTTTGTGGAGCAGGCGGACATCTTCACAGACCGGCCGTACTTCCCTATAGTTGACAAGCTCAGTAAAGGGAAAG GTCTTATTATGTCCAGCGGACACATGTGGCGTCAGCAGAGGCGTTTTGCTCTGGCGACTCTAAAATACTTTGGTGTGGGGAAGAAAACTCTAGAAAACTTCATCCTGCAGGAGTGTCGCTTTCTCTGTGACTCTATACAGACTGAACGAG GTTTGCCCTTCGACCCTCAGCATTTTGTGACGGATGCTGTGGCTAATATAATCTGTGGGTTGGTGTTTGGTCACAGGTTTGAGTATGATGACCACAATTTTCATCTGATGCAGAAGTATTTAGATGAATTCTTACAGCTTCCCATCTCGAACTGGGGACGG TTATATAATCAGTTTCCCACCCTCATGTCGATGCTGCCTGGAAAACACCACACGGCCTTCGCCAGCATATCTAAACTGAAACCCTTCCTGCAGGAGGAAATCAGAAAACACAAGGAGGAGAGAGACCCGTCCAACCCCAGAGACTACATCGACTGTTATCTGGAAGAGATTGAGAAG TGTAAGGACAGTGAGGCGGAGTTCACTGAGGACAACCTGATGTACTGTGTGGTGGATCTGTTTGGAGCAGGGACAGAAACCACCTCTAACACACTCAGATGGGCCTTACTCTTCATGATCAAGTACCCAGAGGCACAAG AGAAAGTCCAGTCTGAGATCGATCAGGTGATTGGACAGACACGCCAACCACTGATGGATGACCGAACAAATCTGCCGTACACCTATGCAGTGATCCATGAAATCCAGAGGTTTGCCAACATTGTTACCTTCACGCCTCCCAGAATGGCCAACAAGGACACGACAGTGGGAGGACGTCTCATCCCGAAG GGTGTGGTAGTGATGCCACTGCTGAAGTCAGTCCTACAGGATAAGAATGAGTTCAGCACTCCGTATGAATTCAATCCTGCTCACTTTCTGGATGAAAATGGCAAGTTTTTGAAGAAAGACCATTTCATCCCATTTTCAATAG GTAAGAGGATGTGTCCAGGTGAGCAGCTCGCTCGAATg